The Juglans microcarpa x Juglans regia isolate MS1-56 chromosome 2D, Jm3101_v1.0, whole genome shotgun sequence DNA window atgaatcAACGGCCATTGTTGGCTTGGTCGTGTTCTTTTGATCAATACCGTGGCGCTTGGACTTTTTGGAGAGAGAAGATCAACAATACTTTAGAACAACAACACTACGGTGATGAATGTCCAAAGCATATAACTTCATTGGTTGGAATGCATTTTACGCTGACTTGATAGGAAAGTGGTCAGTAGAGAATTTTGATTTTCAACACATATGGGGTGAGGCTTTGATGTTCTGATACCGACCCAACCTTACCATCCTATATCAAAACCTAATTTTAGGATTAGGAGGAATTTGTGGGTAGGACTGACCCCCatatatgaaaaggaaaaacgaGGGGAACATCAAAATATCAAGCAAGCACAGAAGAAGATGATAACCCCATCGCATTAACCAATGTTGTCATGGTACAACTTATGATTTTCGTAAAGCCATATTTGAGCACTCGTAAAGAGAACAAACAAGTCTGTCCCAAGAACAGTTGAAATCAAATCTATACATGTTAATATTCTCAACAAGTCTAGTGGCAGTTGAAAGAAAGGataaagaagaaattaattGCACAGAGGGATCAAATACAGAAGCTGCTTCGGTTTCAATTAGCGCAACATCCACTTCTCTGAGCCACTGTTCCATCTCTCGCCCCCGATGGACCTTGGGGACGCCCATACCCAACCTTGATGCCAGATGACTGCAGTTATTAGCAAAAGGGTtgtcaataaattataaaataaaaagataatatctAGATGCTCCTTAATACTGAGTTATACTTGAGTCGATGAAGTCCatattaactaaattttggGTGGTTCTAAATTTTCCTAGTCCTGAACAGAGAGTCCAAACCATCTAATCATGTCTTCACAATTCTTGAATTCCTGATGCCTCTACCAACACAAAGCCACAAGAGATCGAACTTGATAGCCTATTAGCCTAACAAATTGATTTTAGCCAACCAGATCTCCGTTGTTCATCCGTCATCTTTTCAATTATTTGTCATGCAATAATAGAAACTACAATACCAGTATGTGGAATTATAGTTAACAAAAACAACTCAAGATCATGTCCCAACTCCCAATATCCCAAAGTTTCTCTCCAGCATAATGACTTGAGCGTTACCTCGTTGGATACATCAAATACACCTTCCTGAATATTCTGAAGGATTTTTGCAGCAGTCCTTATGAAAGCCTGTAAGATTCATGcgatatatttaatttaagttGTACAAAAAAGTGGGAGGTTTGACTTGTAaggatataaattttttttttttttataggtaacttGTAAGGATATAAATAAAAGTACAGAAGTATAGAAGCGAGGCCTTTTTTGAATTTGGTAGAGCTATACATCACCTCTTCAACATTTTGAGCTGTTCTTGCAGATGCCTCCAAGAATAAAAGTCCATTTTCCTTTGCAAATTGTTCGCCTTCCTCTTTGCTAACAGCCCTCCGATGTCCAAGATCGCTCTTGTTCCCTATGAGCATGATTGTCATGTTGGGATTTGCATGCTGCCGAGCATCCTCTAGCCAGCTTGCTAGATGATTAAATGTCTCTCTCCTGgataagaaaacaaattaatggTTTAGTTGTAAGGTAATCAAACTTGTGTGAGAACAGGGGATTGGAGGCAGGACAATTGGACAAATATAGAAGTACTACACCTCCAAACCTAACATAACCTCATGACTTGTGAGCTAACCTTCAGAGTACTGGCACAAATGATTATATATCTAGACAAAGGAATAATTGGGAGTCTACCCAAGCATGTACTACTATTGGTGCCCATATAGGcatctcgctctctctctctctctctctctctctctctatgtgacACAcgtgcgcgcgcgcacacacacacacctggTTATGTCATATACCAAAAGTGCTCCAGCTGCTCCTCTGTAGTAAGATCTAGTGATGGACCGGAAAGATTCTTGCCCAGCCTGCAAGAAAAGCACAAGTTCCTTGGTTTATGACTATAATCAGTACACCACTAAAGTAAAGGGATCGGTGAGAGAAGATTAGGTGGTTAGATTGAACATATGGACTTACAACTTGATGATCTCatacaaaaaattatgataagaaGACGTTACGAACCGACAACATAACATAATATGATGTTTACTCTTGAATCTTTGATGGGATCCATTGACATGATTTTCTTctatctatttctctctctctttcccttttagTTAGGCCTCTCTCTTGCATACAACCTGTATAGTTAGTTGGAGTGGGCCTTTTGCGCTTTTCAATGCaatttttattacttaaaaaaagacATAACAACTAAAACTTAATAACGCCTATCTAAAATCGGTTAAATTTTTTGTGATAAGAGAATGTGTTAAATTTCTACGTTAcactattttttcatctttcaaatgttttatttttcaaggaGCACGGCTTGTTCAATCAAATGCTTGTTTCATCCCCGTCTGCAACCAGACGTGCAAGAGCTAAGCAAATAACCTAATAATATaggaaaattacattatttagCTAAATTTTGTGGAGCACATGACAGCATAGCATAGGAAATTATTGTTGGTagttacaaattttaaaataaatagagagaaaaatagcCTAGCAtgcttattaaaagaaataaccTCCCAAAATAGTATCTCCAATCTTAAAACCTACATTTTTCCAACTTCAATTTGCCCATATTGTACCGAGAAAGATTTTCTAATTACGGTTAAGTTCATTTCTGACAATAATTCTAAGTTTCAGTTATGCCGGCGACTGAAATAAACACATTAGGATACCCTCTCTTcaatacataaaaacaaacaaacagacaaacaagtgaaaaaaaaaaaaaaaaaaaaaaaagattaacgCTCAGTGGAATTAGTATTAGGTTCAGCCAAACGTGGGTTTCGGCATTCTACGATaataaatagaaagaaaaactaTGAATTTAATGTTATGGATTATCATTattcttacttatatatataaaaaaaaaatgaattatcatTATTCCTTTTCTGcataagaaacaaaaacagactTACGGTATCCCAAATCTGAAGCTTGATGGGACGGCCATCGATGGTGACCATTCGAGCTCCGAACTCGACACCAATGGTGAGATCATGAACGGGCTGGAATCTTTTGTCCGTGAATTGCAAGAGCAGGCACGACTTCCCTACACCTAAAAAAACACACCCAATTATGCCCCCACCCCCAAATTATAACCAACcacagaaaaacaaaatgaaaataaaaacctGTGTCGCCGATGATGATGTACTTGAAGAGGTAGTCGTAAGACATAGCGGATACGAAGTCGTGGAGAGATTAAGAGCTTCGAGTTTGTTCGATTTCTTGTGCGCGCGCGCGCCTGTTTCTTCCGAGTatggaaaagagaaagagtTTATGGTTTGAGAGTCGGagacttgaagaagaagaagaagtaggaGAAGAAAAGGAATGGAAAACAACGGAAATTTTATGTCTGTTTGGTAATTAAGGATAGAGCTGGAGACGACACGGTGACGTTTTGTTTACATACGTCGACACGTTAAAGCTTTGCTTCAGCCTTCAGCCAGCTTCTCTTTGGATCCCTATcgtaaaaaatctatttataagtctttttttatagattttgatAGATTTTTCtgttagtattattattattaaataaaatatcttcatatttttcactttattaTGTCTTAGGGACAAAATAAGGATCGTTTGAAtacatcatctcatctcatcattatatttttttttaaatttttacgtaaaatataataaataatttaatatttttaaatctcaaaataataataatattaaaacttaatattataataatattttatttaatttatctaaaactatctcatttcatctcactatcaaaTTCATCATCTTCGTGTCCCAGTCCATCGATTGAGTTGACATTCATTGCCTGCACAAAGATATCTTATATtggataataatattatcatcAATTGTAAGttaacacaaaatatttccGCGTTATTTGttgaaaaatctattttttttttaatgcgtATCTATTGTAAATTCATAGAATGTATTTGATAGATGATCATTAGAATTCTTCTATATTCATGTATCCCTATTTTTCATGTTCATATATCTCTTTAATTCATATATTGTCATTCCTTAAGTTcatatattcatttaatatcatgtatTCTCCATGCCTATAAAAGAATGTTTTGAAAAACATTACAACAAAAaagttgagagaaataatatttagttcTTGAAGAACTAATTCTAGATATTGTGGTCTTTTAATTCTCTTTctacttttctttagttttacaacATGTTATCAACACGATACTCTAGCCAATTGTCGTGTTATTTGACGTTGAAAACTATCTGTGAGATCGTTCTGATCACTGTAAGccattttacaattttataatatcattttataatcatCATGGTATgttcatattttcaaatgatgctataacatatattttatgcaATACTCTttgaagtaaaatattatattgtcaATGCAATTCAtatgatttcataaaatttataattcttgcatattctaaatcttataatatttacttatttgatttttaatatatttgttatagatAATGTcgaatattacaaaattagaaTTTGTTGCTTTCGATGTTTCTGACAACAATTACTTATCTTGAATTTTGGATATTGAAATCCATCTTGATGCAATGAACCTTGGAAATattatccaagaaaataatgaaatgtcCCTGAAGGATCGTGCTaaagtaataatttttcttcgttatcatttacatgaaaaattgaaaagtgagtacTTCACTATAAAAGATccattgattttatgaaatagtCTAAGGGAGAGATATGAGCACCAAAAGACCATTATCCTTCCAAGGCTCGCTATGATTGGATGCATCTGAGGTTGCAAGATTTTAAAACGGTGTCTGAGTACAACTCtgaacttttcaaaataaaggCTCACAGAATAAGCTTGCGAAGAACTATGAGgataaatgttttaaatgtagTATGAATAGACATTGGTTACGTACCTATTGTACACCAAAATATTTGGTAGACCTATATCAGGCCTCcattaaagaaaaggaaaaatgggtCGAAATGAATTTTACTGATCACAAGAATCCAGCAGATTCAACTTATACCCCAAATGGAATGGATCTCACCCATCTAAATGTTTCCGATTTCTTTGTGAACCCCAACAAAATACAGATTTTTTGATTAGTAATGATTTTGgatacaataattaattttttctttacctTGTAATCGTATTATATTTCAGTTATTATCTTCAAATACATTGTAATTTTcctttatattaataaagttttatgtgTGTTTAGCTTTTATTAAGGAAgcatggattttattgatgaattgatcaatttgaagaaaattgatGGAGATGTATGTATCGCACATAGCTGTACCACACATACAATtcttaaatataagaaatattttcaatgtttaACATTGAATAAAGCTAATGTCAATACCATATCCGGTTCTCAAATCTAATTGAAGGCATTGGAAGAACAAATATAATGTTACCAGAAGgaacaaaattttgtattgACTATGCTTTGTAAACTTCAAATTCTAGAAGAAATTTGCTAGAAAGATATTCATCGTAATAATTATCATATTGAAACCATCAAAAAAGACAGtaataaatatctttatattaCTTCTATGATTTCGGGTCAGAAGCTCATATTAGAAAAAATGCTAGCTTTCTTTTCGGGCTTATATTATACAACTGTAAGTACAATTGAATCAAATAGCACCAGAAGTGCTttgatcaaaaaaattttatgttttgacaTGATCGTCTTGGACATTCGGGATCAATTATGATGCGACGAATAATTGAAAACTCACATGGACATCCTTAAAAGAACTTGAAGATTTTTTTACCAAGCGATTATCCATATGCATCATGTTTTAAGGAAAACTTATTATCAGACCATCTCTTTCTAAAGTAGTAATTgaatctccatcatttttaaaaagaattcatgGGGACATATGTGGGTCAATACATTCGCAATGGaccatttagatattttatggttttaatagATGCATCAACTAGATGGTCACATGTTTGACTACTCTCTACTTGTAATATTGCATTTGCTAGACTTCTTGcactaattattaaattacaaGCTCAATTTTCTGTATCCAATTAAGTCTATCAGATTGGATAATGCAACATAATTTACATCTCAAGCCTTTAATGATTATTGCATGCCAGTAGGAATTCATGTTGAACATTCAATTGCCCATGTACATACTTAGAAAGGTttagttgaattgtttattaaatgATTTCAATTAATTGCTAGACCTTTACTTATGAGAACAAAACTACTTGTGTCTACCTAGGGACATGCAATTTTACATACCACATCATTAGTTCGGATTAGACCAACTGCTCATAATAAATACTCTTTATTGCAACTTGTTTTTGGTCAActaccaaatatttttcattttcatatttttggttgTGCTGTCTATATTCCGATTGTACCTCCCAAATGCACTAAGATGGGTCCTCAACGaagattttgtatttatattggttttgatTCTCTTTCTATTATTAGATATCTTAAACTTTTAACTGGTGATATTTTTAAGGCACATTTcgaatattgtaattttgataaaataaattttccaccattaggaaaagaaaatgtgtctagagcacaaaaataaataacatgaaatgCATCGATATTATCTCATATTGATCCTCATACAAATCAGTGTGAACTGAAAGTTTAGAGGATTATTCATTTACAAGCTATTGCAAATCAATTACTGGATGCATTTACTGatagtaagaaaataataaaatctcatattccAGCTGCTAATATCCCTGCGCGGATTGAAGTTCCTGTAGGACAATCAAGAAATCAAGCAGCAAATGAATCTAAGACATGCCTGAAGTGTGGAAAACCTATTGATGCAAATGATAAGATTTCTCGAAagagaaaagcaaaagaaattgatattCTTGAAGAAACTATGCATACAAAATAAGCAACAAAATCAATTGATCTATCCAAACTTTTAACACCAAATTctcctaaaaaataatcatcTTAAGAGGAATCTCCTGAAGAGGAACAGATACTTGAAAACAACGAGATCTCAATTTATGTAAGTACACGAGAATTATgagatagaaataaaattattgtcgacaatatatttttatttaaagttgcAATTGTCATTACCAGAAGTAATGATGAAATTGAACAACAAACCGCGCAGAATGTCGACGTAGAAATGATTGGCCAAAATGGAAAAATGCAATTAATGCAGAATTGAATTCACTTGCAAAATGTGAAGTATTTGAATCTGTCGTCCAAACACCTAAAGGTGTTACACCTGTTGGATATAAG harbors:
- the LOC121250946 gene encoding ras-related protein RABB1b-like codes for the protein MSYDYLFKYIIIGDTGVGKSCLLLQFTDKRFQPVHDLTIGVEFGARMVTIDGRPIKLQIWDTAGQESFRSITRSYYRGAAGALLVYDITRRETFNHLASWLEDARQHANPNMTIMLIGNKSDLGHRRAVSKEEGEQFAKENGLLFLEASARTAQNVEEAFIRTAAKILQNIQEGVFDVSNESSGIKVGYGRPQGPSGARDGTVAQRSGCCAN